A part of Drosophila ananassae strain 14024-0371.13 chromosome 2R, ASM1763931v2, whole genome shotgun sequence genomic DNA contains:
- the LOC6507251 gene encoding Ig-like and fibronectin type-III domain-containing protein 2, with product MLRLLLLLVITICVLLTNVKSGVPIGTGGPSIILESKDALLTCVVSENSSNNTVIWKKGDEILTAGTVRVTKDHRVRILHDENPKGKNLETGGEVWVLLIKNLKPSDSGAYICELNSDPVLRSIHILTVKELHSSTGSPGNSTDPAAAESSDVFLLPPPLDAQDNRSFWRPSQVPPLVTHDFTECCERANVSAQCMGFCNVHNILDGTTGIDPEACERDFPSIVRCMADGRNHVPCCVEKQIPDLCQDMCRGEYTPFTDKLKTRVSCVQHTLSGLQCILKGVQLIPSTPTQVTIENVSETSVSVGWTAPEKLADRVSGYVVNVTTLHSFDEDELSGEIVHRTAADSAESVSLHNVPANQTQLKLNDLKPLTMYAVIITATNEFGASLPSERLRFFTHTSASAAESQAGATDKGLMPQLPDVRQCCEDNGMTHRMCLDKMCDPQKTDLATLPDFMVCAPWSNITFTCLANNIDHTPCCRARGIPAACFPLCSGKLMSLDFSLFKCLRFMSEYSSCLFQGYGVLADPPSKLRTVAKTDNFVILDWNKPKRLADTVSTYHVKFRRLGVGDDYLTVEKRQPPLILEGLESDIYYEFYVVSVNAYGKSEPSPRLITRTLAAEPVQVTASRYNMTSCCHASGLLPQCAPLCSYNIRLSDIERLGPACRAQMPILARCAAGGRDHSPCCSRRGVINACMPLCRGVMPLALTTKAATSTAATSASATTSSSTGTAATSGSSNAATATSSSSSSSSSTSNVPDCLSYAGNILQCFEEGTQNIPGPPEDVHATFVNQSSISLMWTQPDVENSSNSSNGMGNSNVSPGDMITGDELAAGGATDPGKDVAPDTQQQQSSVSDATSGTTGMEDIEFIVQYGKVNNMTMYETVAKLENELTTNETSIDLTNLDENALYRITVVTRGKFGTSLPASMLLLNTTNRASEARSEGVAWGAPSPPHSLTVVAHSATWMQLTWQPPEYAHPHERITYRVYHKAMRADQFIKIETKLAWLRMNNLKPSSQHVLYVEAVGERGNSLPSETLVAWTDPALPAFVDPPTVHPADNVPEGGSMTILCLALGNPAPTISLYVGGHLVRQDTSRHMVTVIHNVSADMEHVSCYADNGYGVPMQATRRVNICYPPKIQAAGITVASIGDEIELRCTVDSKPAPKTFFWREKDGRVPVINGGNNFISVKTNESRPSIYTMSLKISKLQANDVGDYFCHAENPFGATTTPVSVRIRNTPALNHNVSVCCAEQNVTMGCRSACSYYVDFDAIADRPECIVDFDKLMRCAADGSDHRSCCADEHVPRKCLNWCRGESVRSKEICSLQYARTIVGCFEKNRDRLPGPPENIVVSVLSDSEVKIRWDAPTKNPNAVDGYRIFYHEAAVLPPTSGSSSSQDATSSVDQAGMDTLAAMNNATSMGNGNSNNAMAALEIRRIDVKDTTISINGLKKDVLYELVVKAGNSYGASVLTDPIRFTLGEHHVTSATSSYSSAVGTISGIVASILAILLAAAAIVFYRRQRSSHGKSVNGNVAFENPTYTRGLEQVQLPTVTSAITTQNGNQHGMSSSGNSNNNNGNSHGHGRNGIAATMTTSTTTTAPTASAGAAALTGNRQHQQQQHYQQQKQQQQHPLQNHQQHHKSAADAAHHFHNPLSNTQCNEVNPTIYEELKLGQEGAGFKKLVP from the exons ATGCTCAGGCTTTTGCTGCTCCTTGTGATAACGATATGTGTGCTATTAACGAATGTTAAATCTGGTGTGCCAATTG GAACCGGCGGACCATCTATTATCCTTGAAAGCAAGGATGCTCTGCTAACCTGTGTGGTGTCGGAGAACTCCTCGAACAACACAGTAATATGGAAGAAGGGTGACGAGATCCTGACCGCTGGAACAGTGCGGGTAACCAAGGATCATCGTGTGCGAATCCTCCACGATGAAA atCCTAAGGGTAAAAATCTGGAGACGGGTGGCGAAGTATGGGttcttttgattaaaaatctAAAGCCCAGCGATTCGGGTGCATATATTTGTGAACTTAATTCGGATCCAGTGCTTCGGAGTATTCATATACTGACAG TCAAGGAACTGCACTCATCGACCGGTAGCCCGGGAAATTCCACGGATCCGGCTGCCGCCGAGTCGAGTGACGTGTTCCTGCTGCCCCCGCCCCTGGACGCCCAGGATAATCGCAGCTTCTGGCGTCCCAGCCAAGTGCCGCCACTGGTGACACACGACTTTACGGAATGCTGCGAACGGGCCAATGTCTCCGCCCAGTGCATGGGCTTCTGCAATGTCCATAACATTCTGGATGGCACCACCGGCATCGATCCGGAGGCCTGTGAACGGGACTTTCCCAGCATCGTCCGTTGCATGGCTGACGGACGGAATCATGTGCCCTGCTGCGTGGAGAAGCAGATTCCGGACTTGTGCCAGGACATGTGTCGCGGGGAGTACACCCCCTTCACTGACAAGCTGAAGACGCGAGTCTCCTGCGTCCAGCACACCCTCAGCGGCCTGCAGTGCATCTTGAAGGGAGTGCAGTTGATTCCCAGCACCCCCACCCAGGTGACCATCGAGAATGTAAGCGAAACCAGTGTGAGCGTGGGGTGGACAGCGCCGGAAAAGCTGGCGGATCGGGTATCTGGGTACGTCGTGAACGTAACCACGCTCCACAGCTTCGACGAGGACGAGTTGAGTGGCGAGATTGTCCATCGAACGGCAGCAGATTCGGCGGAGTCAGTGAGCCTCCACAACGTGCCGGCGAATCAAACGCAACTGAAACTGAACGACTTGAAGCCCCTGACGATGTACGCCGTAATCATTACGGCCACGAATGAGTTTGGTGCGAGCTTGCCCAGCGAACGCCTGAGGTTCTTCACCCACACCAGCGCCTCGGCGGCCGAGTCTCAAGCGGGAGCCACCGACAAGGGGCTGATGCCCCAGCTGCCGGATGTGCGACAGTGTTGCGAGGACAATGGGATGACGCATCGCATGTGTCTGGACAAGATGTGCGATCCCCAGAAAACGGATCTGGCCACGCTGCCCGACTTTATGGTGTGCGCCCCCTGGTCGAATATAACGTTCACCTGCCTGGCCAACAATATCGATCATACGCCCTGTTGTCGGGCGAGAGGTATTCCTGCGGCTTGCTTCCCCCTCTGCTCTGGCAAGCTGATGTCTCTGGACTTTAGTCTGTTCAA ATGCCTGCGCTTCATGTCCGAGTACAGCAGCTGTCTGTTCCAGGGTTACGGTGTCCTGGCCGATCCGCCGTCGAAGCTCCGGACGGTGGCCAAGACGGACAACTTCGTGATTCTGGACTGGAACAAGCCGAAGCGCCTGGCCGACACTGTCAGCACATATCACGTCAAATTCCGACGTCTGGGCGTTGGCGATGACTATTTGACCGTAGAGAAG CGCCAACCGCCGCTTATACTCGAGGGCCTCGAATCGGACATCTACTACGAGTTCTACGTGGTATCGGTGAATGCCTATGGAAAGAGTGAGCCCTCCCCCCGCCTGATCACCCGCACACTGGCCGCTGAGCCTGTCCAAGTGACGGCCTCCAGATACAACATGACGAGCTGCTGCCACGCCTCCGGGCTGCTACCACAGTGCGCACCCCTCTGCTCCTACAACATCCGCCTCTCGGACATCGAGCGGTTGGGGCCGGCGTGCCGAGCTCAAATGC CCATCCTGGCGAGATGTGCAGCCGGCGGACGTGATCACAGCCCGTGCTGCAGTCGCCGCGGCGTCATTAACGCCTGCATGCCACTCTGCCGCGGCGTCATGCCCCTTGCCCTGACTACCAAAGcggcaacatcaacagcagcGACGTCAGCATCAGCAACGACATCATCATCCACTggaacagcagcaacatcaggcAGCAGCAATgcggcaactgcaacatcatcatcatcatcgtcgtcgtcatcgACGAGCAATGTGCCCGATTGTTTATCATATGCCGGCAACATTTTGCAGTGTTTCGAGGAAG GCACCCAGAATATCCCTGGTCCGCCCGAAGACGTGCATGCGACATTCGTGAACCAAAGCAGCATTAGTTTGATGTGGACCCAGCCCGATGTTGAGAACAGTAGCAATAGTAGCAACGGAATGGGTAACAGCAACGTGTCACCTGGTGACATGATAACCGGCGATGAACTGGCAGCCGGTGGTGCTACGGATCCTGGAAAGGATGTGGCGCCAGAtacccagcagcagcagtcgtCCGTCAGCGATGCCACAAGTGGAACAACTGGAATGGAGGATATTGAATTCATCGTACAATATGGCAAAGTCAATAACATGACCATGTACGAGACAGTTGCCAAATTGGAAAAT GAATTGACCACCAATGAGACGAGTATCGATTTGACAAATTTGGATGAGAATGCCTTGTACCGAATTACGGTTGTGACGCGCGGGAAATTTGGCACATCGCTGCCGGCATCGATGCTGTTGCTGAATACCACCAACCGTGCCAGCGAAG CCCGGAGTGAAGGCGTCGCCTGGGGCGCCCCCTCGCCACCACACTCGCTGACGGTGGTGGCGCACAGTGCCACCTGGATGCAGTTAACGTGGCAGCCACCAGAGTACGCCCATCCGCACGAGAGGATTACCTACAG AGTCTATCACAAGGCCATGAGGGCCGACCAATTCATTAAGATTGAAACGAAGCTGGCCTGGCTGAGGATGAACAACCTGAAGCCGAGCTCCCAGCATGTGCTCTACGTGGAGGCTGTGGGTGAGCGGGGCAACTCGTTGCCCTCGGAGACGCTGGTGGCCTGGACGGATCCCGCCCTGCCAGCCTTTGTGGAT CCCCCCACTGTGCATCCGGCGGACAACGTTCCGGAGGGCGGTTCCATGACCATTCTGTGTCTGGCCCTGGGCAACCCCGCTCCGACCATTTCGCTCTACGTGGGCGGACACCTGGTGCGTCAGGACACCTCGCGGCACATGGTGACGGTCATCCACAACGTGTCGGCCGACATGGAGCATGTTTCGTGTTATGCGGACAACGGCTACGGAGTGCCCATGCAGGCCACAAGAAGAGTTAACATTTGCT ATCCACCTAAGATCCAGGCAGCTGGCATCACTGTGGCCTCTATTGGAGACGAGATCGAGCTTCGATGCACCGTGGACTCAAAACCGGCGCCAAAAACCTTCTTCTGGAGGGAAAAGGATGGCCGAGTGCCGGTGATCAACGGCGGAAATAACTTTATTTCAGTAAAAACCAACGAATCCCGACCCTCGATCTATACCATGTCCCTGAAGATCAGTAAGCTGCAGGCCAATGATGTGGGAGATTACTTCTGCCATGCGGAGAATCCTTTTGGCGCCACTACAACACCGGTATCGGTGCGAATACGTAATACGCCGGCCCTGAATCACAATGTATCCGTTTGCTGTGCGGAACAAAACGTGACCATGGGCTGCCGCAGTGCCTGCAGCTATTATGTGGACTTTGATGCCATTGCCGATCGCCCGGAGTGCATCGTAGACTTTGACAAACTAATGCGATGTGCTGCCGACGGATCTGATCATCGATCCTGCTGTGCTGATGAACATGTACCGCGGAAGTGCCTCAACTGGTGCCGAGGAGAGTCCGTGAGGTCCAAGGAAATCTGCAGTCTGCAATATGCCAGGACCATTGTCGGATGCTTCGAGAAGAACAGGGATCGACTGCCCGGCCCACCCGAGAATATTGTAGTCTCTGTGTTGTCCGACAGCGAAGTGAAAATAAG ATGGGATGCGCCGACAAAGAATCCAAATGCCGTTGACGGCTATAGAATATTTTACCACGAGGCCGCCGTTCTGCCGCCAACTTCTGGTTCGAGTTCCAGCCAGGATGCGACTTCCTCTGTGGATCAGGCTGGCATGGATACCCTGGCAGCCATGAATAATGCAACAAGTATGggcaacggcaacagcaacaacgcAATGGCTGCTCTCGAGATACGACGCATCGACGTAAAGGACACAACAATAAGCATTAATGGCCTCAAGAAGGATGTGCTCTACGAGCTGGTGGTGAAGGCTGGCAATAGCTACG GTGCCAGCGTGCTCACAGATCCGATTAGGTTCACGCTCGGCGAGCATCATGTGACCTCGGCGACCAGCAGTTATTCGAGTGCCGTTGGCACCATCAGCGGCATTGTGGCCAGCATTTTGGCCATTCTGCTGGCGGCAGCGGCCATTGTGTTCTATCGCCGGCAGCGCTCCAGCCACGGCAAATCGGTCAACGGCAATGTGGCCTTTGAGAATCCCACCTACACCAGGGGCCTGGAGCAGGTGCAG CTACCCACTGTCACATCGGCCATCACGACGCAAAATGGCAACCAACATGGGATGAGCAGCAGcggcaatagcaacaacaacaatgggaACAGTCACGGCCATGGCCGTAATGGCATTGCCGCCACAATGACGACATCCACAACGACAACAGCGCCGACAGCCTCTGCAGGTGCCGCCGCTCTGACGGGGAACaggcaacatcagcagcagcaacattaccagcaacagaaacagcagcagcaacatccaCTTCAGAACCACCAGCAACATCACAAGAGTGCGGCAGATGCGGCGCATCATTTCCATAACCCGCTCAGCAATACGCAGTGCAATGAAGTAAATCCCACAATTTATGAAGAGCTCAAACTTGGCCAAGAAGGTGCTGGATTTAAGAAACTTGTGCCATAA